In Nocardia sp. NBC_00403, one DNA window encodes the following:
- a CDS encoding RidA family protein, with protein MTARVNIASASEFEDIVGYSRAVRLGNVIAVSGTTAALPGGGAVGGADIGEQTREVLRRIASALTDAGASLDDVIRTRIFVTDISRWPEIAKAHAEVFGDIRPAASMYEIKALITPALLVEIEADAVVGE; from the coding sequence ATGACTGCTCGTGTGAATATCGCCTCGGCCTCCGAGTTCGAAGACATCGTCGGCTACTCCCGCGCCGTCCGGCTCGGCAACGTGATCGCGGTCAGCGGCACCACCGCCGCACTCCCCGGCGGGGGGGCGGTCGGCGGCGCCGATATCGGCGAGCAGACCAGGGAAGTCCTGCGCCGCATCGCCTCCGCGCTCACCGACGCCGGCGCGAGCCTCGACGATGTGATCCGCACGCGCATCTTCGTCACCGATATCTCCCGCTGGCCGGAGATCGCCAAGGCGCACGCGGAGGTCTTCGGCGACATCCGGCCGGCCGCTTCCATGTACGAGATCAAGGCACTGATCACCCCGGCACTGCTGGTCGAGATCGAGGCCGACGCGGTCGTCGGCGAATAG
- a CDS encoding esterase-like activity of phytase family protein, with amino-acid sequence MNAHSRPRIAAVAVLCVGVLAAGCSASDPKVNFTVAADQPLVISLDDLLGATGGSAAVAFADPQHGSLSRRTNGALVYQPKPGYTGADEFGVTTTDAVRLYTTDLPPLGEMGGATVQASGFGSAWTPVPGSKDEFYGLTDRGPNVDGPGKNEKLSPTPGFVPKIGRFKLVGNRATLRSSIDLHTANGTPFNGQVDVAASTGETIRDLAGTVLPPTDHGLDPEGLVALPDGSFWVSDEYGPFLVHFDAEGAEIERLAPGAGLPKEIALRTPNQGMEGLTSTPDGGTLVGIVQSGLKTPGLDGSAKEVPMTRIVTVDLKTKALREFVYPLENPKQTKVAVSEITALSPTTFLVDERDGELPPTSNKKLWTIDISGATDVGPQSKVPGAQYDPERGGLLIDGKALETLVGTVPTAEGSAALSRAGVKPVAKTENLDLTALVTGLNADGKFYGHDKIEGIATLDGGKTIYIANDSDFGLAGSKGEQPPFALKPKTLPDGVQDTGEILLVDTGKLPAKLDSHTVRLQVG; translated from the coding sequence GTGAACGCTCATTCTCGTCCTCGCATCGCCGCAGTCGCCGTTCTGTGCGTCGGCGTGCTCGCCGCAGGCTGTTCGGCTTCGGACCCCAAGGTGAACTTCACCGTGGCCGCGGACCAGCCGCTGGTGATCTCCCTGGATGATCTGCTCGGCGCGACGGGTGGCAGTGCCGCCGTCGCCTTCGCCGATCCGCAACACGGCTCGCTCAGCAGGCGCACCAACGGTGCGCTCGTCTACCAGCCGAAGCCCGGCTACACCGGCGCCGACGAATTCGGCGTCACCACAACCGATGCGGTCCGTTTGTACACCACCGACCTGCCGCCGCTCGGCGAGATGGGCGGTGCCACCGTGCAGGCCAGCGGTTTCGGCTCGGCATGGACGCCGGTGCCAGGATCGAAGGACGAGTTCTACGGCCTCACCGACCGCGGTCCGAATGTCGACGGTCCCGGCAAGAACGAGAAGCTTTCGCCGACACCGGGATTCGTTCCCAAGATCGGCCGGTTCAAGCTGGTCGGCAACCGCGCCACGCTGCGGTCCTCGATCGATCTGCACACCGCGAACGGCACCCCGTTCAACGGCCAGGTCGATGTTGCGGCGAGTACCGGTGAAACCATCCGCGACCTCGCGGGCACCGTGTTGCCGCCCACCGATCACGGGCTCGATCCGGAGGGTCTGGTCGCGCTACCCGACGGCAGCTTCTGGGTTTCCGACGAATACGGCCCGTTCCTGGTGCATTTCGATGCCGAGGGCGCCGAGATCGAGCGGCTCGCTCCCGGCGCCGGACTGCCGAAGGAGATTGCGCTGCGCACCCCTAATCAGGGCATGGAGGGTCTGACCAGCACCCCGGACGGCGGCACTCTCGTCGGTATCGTGCAGAGCGGCCTGAAAACCCCCGGGCTGGACGGCTCGGCCAAGGAGGTGCCGATGACCCGCATCGTCACTGTCGACCTGAAAACCAAAGCGCTGCGCGAATTCGTCTACCCGCTGGAGAACCCGAAGCAGACGAAGGTCGCGGTCTCGGAGATCACCGCGCTGAGCCCGACCACCTTCCTGGTCGACGAACGCGACGGCGAGCTGCCGCCCACATCGAACAAGAAGCTGTGGACCATCGACATCTCCGGCGCCACCGATGTCGGCCCGCAGTCGAAGGTGCCCGGCGCGCAATACGATCCAGAACGCGGCGGCCTGCTGATCGACGGCAAGGCGCTGGAGACCCTGGTCGGTACGGTGCCGACCGCCGAGGGCAGTGCGGCACTGAGCCGGGCGGGCGTCAAGCCGGTCGCCAAGACCGAGAACCTGGATCTCACGGCACTGGTCACCGGGCTCAATGCCGACGGCAAGTTCTACGGGCACGACAAAATCGAGGGCATCGCGACCCTGGACGGCGGCAAGACGATCTACATCGCCAACGACAGCGACTTCGGCTTGGCAGGCAGCAAAGGCGAGCAGCCGCCGTTCGCGCTGAAGCCCAAGACCCTGCCGGACGGTGTCCAGGACACCGGCGAGATCCTGCTCGTGGACACCGGCAAGCTGCCCGCGAAGCTCGACAGCCACACGGTGCGCCTACAGGTCGGCTAA
- a CDS encoding DUF998 domain-containing protein encodes MSGSRKIAERHVRAASWFIAAAIAIAGLCYSSWLLEFFLHIDVDPVNSFLSELDAEGRPHREVFAMADKIVGALLIPAAIAGLLLFPRRRFTTAGWVALLCFGAATIGDVLLPLRDCTPQDNAACGGGGSELFPQLHQPHALTSTIAVTAIAVAAFAFSLAAFRYHRWRILREAGLVVLVIGSAATVWMLVADNLTGNYALGIAQRIQVGSMSLWLITLAAAVILEGREWTDPDS; translated from the coding sequence GTGAGTGGTAGCCGGAAGATCGCCGAACGGCACGTACGCGCGGCCTCCTGGTTCATCGCAGCGGCCATCGCGATCGCTGGACTCTGCTATTCGTCGTGGCTGCTGGAATTCTTCCTGCACATCGACGTCGACCCGGTGAATTCTTTCCTCAGCGAACTGGACGCCGAGGGCCGGCCCCACCGGGAGGTATTCGCGATGGCCGACAAGATCGTCGGCGCATTGCTGATCCCCGCGGCCATTGCCGGGCTACTGCTGTTTCCCCGGCGCAGGTTCACCACCGCCGGCTGGGTGGCGCTGTTGTGTTTCGGCGCCGCGACCATCGGCGATGTACTGCTGCCGCTGCGCGACTGCACCCCGCAGGACAATGCCGCGTGCGGCGGAGGCGGCAGCGAACTTTTCCCGCAGCTGCATCAGCCGCACGCGCTGACGAGCACCATCGCGGTGACCGCTATCGCGGTCGCCGCCTTCGCCTTCAGCCTCGCGGCGTTCCGATACCACCGCTGGCGGATCCTGCGCGAGGCCGGTCTGGTTGTGCTGGTGATCGGGTCGGCGGCGACCGTGTGGATGCTGGTCGCCGACAACCTGACCGGCAATTACGCGCTCGGCATTGCCCAGCGGATCCAGGTCGGATCGATGTCGCTGTGGCTGATCACGCTGGCCGCCGCGGTGATTCTGGAGGGTCGGGAATGGACCGACCCGGATAGTTAG